The region GCAACTCCCGCTCCTCCCGGGCGGTCCGTTCCTGGTCGGCGGCCTTCCGGTCCAGGCCGCGCAGAGTGCCATCGCGAAGCAGCGCCAACCGGGTGGCGGCGGCCTGGTAACCGCGCATCGCCCGCACCCCGGCGTCACCGGCCACTCGGCGGGCCCAACTGCGGGCCGCGTGCCGGCGGCCGAGGCTGCTCAGCGCGGCCACCTCGGGCGGGCTCAGCCATCCGGCGCGTACGTAGTCCGGCAGGACCCGCTCGGTGAGCCGACCCTCCCAGGCGCGCAGCCACACCGCCAGCCCCACCGTGCCGAAGAAGACCGGCACCATCAGGCCCAGGAAGCCGTACAGCATGATCACCACCTCGCCGGTGGCCTGGGTCAGCGTGGGGAGCAGGTTCCACGTGCCGTGCAACATCATCGCCAGCAGCAGACCGGCGAGCGGGGCGAGCACCCGCACCCGCCGGTCGGCCGTCCGCGCCGCGATGCCCAACCCCACACCGGTCATCGAGGTGAAGAGCGGATGGGCGAACCCGAACAGCAGGATCCGCAGGATGAAGATCGCAATGACCTGCTGGATGCCGGTCGCCGGGCCGTACCGGTCGACTCCGGACGCGTAGCCCAACCCGCCCAGGTACAGGATGTTCTCCACCATGGCGAAGCCGACCGCGGACAGCCCGCAGTAGACCAGGCCGTCGGTGATCCCGGACCACTCGCGACGGCGGAACACCAGCAGCAGGATCGGGCCGAGCGCCTTGGTCGACTCCTCGATGAACGGCGCCACCAGCACTCCGGTCAGCGCGGACGGCAGACCCCAGTCGGCGAAGCGGCCGGCGGCGAAGTCGTTCACGGTGAGCGAGGCGGCGGTGGAGACGAACGCGCCCCAGGCGAAGCAGAAGATCAGGTATTTCAACGGCTCGGGTTCGTACCGGTCCAGCCAGAGGAAGCAGGCGACCAGCACCGGCACCGGCAGGATGGCGGCGGCCACCCCGATCAGCAGGGCCTGCAGGCCGAGCGACTGGCCGAGCGTGAAGACCATGAACACCGCGCAGGCGGCGATGAGCAGCACCACCCCGGCCAGCGCCAGGAACCGCCGCCAGCCCAGCCGGCGCCCTGGCATCCGGGGCGCCTCGCCGACGGACGGGGCTGAGGGTGCGGGCGGCGACGGCAGGGGTGAACCGGGCGGGGTGTCGGCCATGCGGTCAGCGTAGCCATCCGCCGCCGGCTGGTCCGGTCCCATCGGTAGCAGTTATGCTGCCGGCAGGTCACGAGTGCCAGCGCGAAGCCCCGGCTTGCTGGCCGGCAACCCTCGTCGAGTTCGCGGTGGGGTGCCCCGGGTGATGACCGGGCCCAGCCCGATCGGTGTGCTGGGCAAGCGCGGACCCCGTCCCGACAGTGCACCCGGGGTCCCTGACCCCGGAGGTTCCGGCGTGTCCGTCACCCTGCTCCCCTCGCTGCCCACCCGCGTCGACGCCGCGCCCGAACCGGCCTCGTCGGGGCCGCTCGACGTCCTCGGCGTACCCGGCGAGATCAACCTGGACTACGCGGCCAGCGCGCCGTGCGCGCGGGCCGCCGCCGACGCGGTGGCCGCGCTGCTGCCCTGGTACGCGAGCGTGCACCGTGGGGCAGGAGCCCTGTCCCGACGCTGCACCCTGGCCTACGAACGGGCCCGACAGACGGTCGGTGACTTCTTCGGTGCCCGCACCGACGATCACGTGATTTTCACCCGCAACACGACCGACGCGCTCAACCTGCTGGCCCGGGCCCTGCCCGCCGGCACGACGGTGGTCACCTTCGCCGGTGAGCACCACGCCAACCTGCTGCCCTGGCCGCGTGGCTCGGTACGGCTGCCGGTGCCCACCGACCCGGACGCGGCGGTACGCGACCTCGCCGCCGCCCTCACCGAACTGCGCCGGGGCAGCAACCCGGCACTGCCGGTGCTGGTCGCGGTGACCGGTGCCAGCAACGTGACCGGGGAGCGGTGGCCGGTCACCGAGCTGGCCCGGGTGGCGCACCGGCACGGCGCCCGGATCGTGCTGGACGCCGCGCAACTCGCCCCGCACGCCCCGGTCGATCTGCGCACGCTCGACGTCGACTACCTGGCCGTATCCGGCCACAAGCTCTACGCGCCGTTCGGTGCGGGTGTGCTGGTCGGCAGGGCGGACTGGCTGGACGCCGCGCCGCCGTACCTGGCCGGTGGCGGCGCCACCAGCCACGTCGGACCGGCGACCCACGACGTCAACTGGGCGACCGGGCCGGCCCGGCACGAGGGCGGCACCCCCAACCTGCTCGGCGCGGTGGCGCTGGCGGCCGTGTGCGCGGCGCTCGACGACGCCGACCGGGCCGCGCTGGCCGCCCACGAGCAGGCGCTGCTGACCCGACTGCGGACCGGCCTCGCCGCTCTGCCGCACGTCGTGGAGCTGCGGACCTTCGGCCCGGACGCGCCGCGCGTCGGGATCGTCTCGTTCGTGGTCGCCGGATGGGATTCCGGCGACGTGGCCGCCCGGCTGGCCGCTGAGCACCACATCGGCGTACGCGACGGGTTGTTCTGCGCCCACCCGCTGGCGCGACGTCTGCTCAGCGAGGCGGCGGGGCGCACCGGTCGGCGGGACCTGCCGCCCACCGCACTGCGCGCCAGCATCGGCCTGGGCAGCACGCAAGCGCAGGTAGACCGGCTGCTCGCCGCGCTCGCCAACCTGAGCTGAGGGCTCGCGCGGCCCGACGCGTCGCGAATGTTAGGAAGGGCCCCCTCCTATACATAAAGCGTTAAGGAAGGGCCCTTCCTTGCTCAGCCGACGGGTGGGGCGGTGGGTGGCTTCGGCGTCTCGTCGGGTTTGGCCGGCTCGCCGACCGGCCGCTCCTGCTCCCCGAAGGCGTTGCGGATCCACCGGTTCGCCTCCTCCTGCTCGATCCCGGAGGCCACCAGCAGGTCGCTCGCCGTGGTCCGGATCTGGGCGACCACCACGCTGCCGGAGAAGCCGACGCCGGCCCCGTACGCCCGGCTGGCTTCGCTGACCGCACGCAGGGACCGCTCCCGGGCCTTCTCCGGCTCCTCCCCGGCGGCGAACTCGTGCTTGAGCAGCCGGACCGACTCGGCGAGGTGGCCGACCGCGTCCGGCATCGGATCGGGCACCGGTTCCTCGTCCTCGATGAGGGTCACCGACCGGCGGATCAGCGTGCCGCTGTTGCGCATCGCCCGGTCGATCGGGTCGGCCGCCTCCGCGTAGTGGGTCAGTTCGTCGCGGCGGTGCCAGCGGGCCGGGGAGAGGATTGCGGTCTCCTTCGCGCCCTCGATCGCCTCGCCCAACGTGGCCAGCTCCTCCTTGTTGTTGCGCAGCCTCTCCAGTGCGCCCTGGATGGTGGCCCGATCCCGGCTGCGTAACCCGTCGGCGGTGACGTCGAGCTGGGTGGCGAGCAGGTCCAGCGCCGGCCGGGCGGCCCGGTTGATCACCCGCAGCGGGTTCAGCGGCAGCAGCACCGCCGTGACCAGCAGGGCGACTCCGCCGCCGAGGAACGCGTCCACGAAGCGGGGGATCTCCAGGTCCTGGGTGGAAGGGCTCAGCGTCACGATCAGCACCGCCGTGGCCGCCGCCTGGATCACGATGGCGACGCTCGCCCCGGCGAAGATGGTGAGCAGGATCGCCACGGTGACCACCAGGCCGAGCTGCCACGCCCCGGTGCCCAGCAGGTAGATCAGGAGGTCGCCGACGGCCACCCCGACCCCCACCCCGACGATCAACTCCATGGTCCGGCGGAACCGCTGGCCGACAGACGCGGCCAGGGTGCCGACCGCGGAGATCGGCGCGAAGACCGGCTGCGGGTTTCCGAGCACCTTGTGCGAGATCAGGTACGCGATTCCGGCGGCCAACCCGGCCTGCAGGGCAAGCCCGCCGGCCATCCGTACCCGGTGCAGACGGTCGTGCAGGGTGGCCCGGCTCCGATGGCGCAGTTGCTCGGTCGCCTCGGCGATCCGGGCGCCGTCGATGTCCACCAGTCCATCGCGCAGCGCGGTACGTCGTACCACCGGAGGTCGCTTGTCCCGGGCCACGGCCATGGGCGCGACTACCCGTGGTGGGCGCGCTGAATCCTCCCTTCACACGCGTCACGGGCGGATGCGGCAGACTCGGGCGGTGGTTGATCTGCTGCATCGGTGGCGAATCGCGGTCCGGGGCGCCGGTGCGAGCCCGGACGCGACGTCGGCCAGAGCTGGGGAGCGGTTGCTCGACCGGTGGCGGGAGCCGCACCGGCACTATCACTCGGTGTCCCATCTGACGGCGGTGCTCGACGTGGTGGACGAGTACGCCGACCTCGCCGACCGGGTCGACCTGGTCCGGCTGGCGGCCTGGTTCCACGACGCCGTCTACGACCCGCGAGCCGCCGGTCACGCCAACGAACGCGACAGCGCCGCGCTGGCCGACCAGGTGCTCACCGGGCTCGGGGTGCCGGCGTCCGCAGTGTCCGAGGTGCGCCGCCTGGTGCTGCTCACCGCCGGACACACCGTGGCACCCGACGACCGGGACGGTGCCCTGCTGTGCGACGCGGACCTCGCCGTGCTGGCCGGGCCGCCGGCCAACTACGAGCGGTATGCCACGGCGATCCGGCGGGAGTACTCGCACGTGCCGGAGCCGGCCTTCCGGACCGGGCGGGCGGCCGTGTTGACCGGCCTGCTGGCGCTGCCCGCGCTGTTCCGGCTGCCGCCGTTGGCGAGCCGGTGGGAGGAACCAGCCCGGGACAACGTGCGCCGCGAGCTGGCCGCGCTCAGCGGGGAGTCGGAGGGCGCGGGTTGACCAGGTGCTTCGGACGACGCAGCCCGGCCGTGCGGAGCAACCGGACCAGTTCCCGGCTCGGCACCACCTGGGCACCGAGCCATACCGCCGCCGCGAACCGGTCGGCCGGGATGTCGTAGTGGTCCCGGTCGAAGCCGCGTCGGGGTGCGCCGAGCGTCTCGGCGAAGGCGTGCAACTCGGCGTACGAGACGTCGCTGATCAGGTGCGACCAGAGCCGACCGCGCCACGGCCAGGCAGGCCGGTCCAGGTAGAGCATGGTGCCCAAGCTATCCCCCGCAGTCGATCATGTTGATGATCGCCGGCCGGCGACCTAGCCTCGGCTGCATGGCCCCCACCGATCTCCTCGACGACCTGCGCGACGCGCTCGGCGACGACGCCGTGCTCACCGACCCGGACCTGCTGCGGATGCACCAGCGGGACGAGGCCGACCTGTGCGCCGCCGGCACCCCGCTCGTGGTGACCCGCCCGCGCAGCACCGAACAGGTGGTCGCCGTGGTTCGGGCGGCGGCGCGCCACGGCGTACCGGTGGTGCCGCAGGGCGCTCGGACCGGGCTGGCCGGCGCGGCGAACGCGGTGGACGGCGCGGTGGTGATCAGCACCGTCGCGATGGACGAGATCCGGGAGATCGACCCGGTGAGCCGGATCGCGGTGGTCCAACCCGGGGTGGTCAACGCTGCGCTGGCCGGGGCGGTGGCCAAGCAAGGGCTCTGGTACCCGCCGGACCCCGGTTCCTGGGAGTCGTCGACGATCGGCGGCAACGTGGCCACCAACGCCGGCGGCATGTGCTGCGTGAAGTACGGCGTGACCACCGAGTACGTCCTCGGCCTGGAGGTGGTGCTCGCCTCCGGTGAGGTGCTGCGCACCGGCCGACGAACGGCCAAGGGGGTGGCCGGTTACGACCTGACCCGGCTCTTCGTCGGCTCGGAGGGCACCCTCGGCGTGATCACCGAAGTGACGGTGGCGCTGCGGCCCGCGCCGGCCGACTCGCTGACCCTGGTGGCGGTCTTCCCGTCCACCGCCGCGGCCGGTGCCGCGGTGGCCGAGATCGCGGCTCGTGGGCTCACCCCCAGCCTGTTGGAGCTGCTCGACCAGACCCACCTGCGGGCGATCGAGGCGTACCAGTCGATGGGGCTGCGCACCGACGCGCAGGCGCTGCTGCTGGCCGCGGCGGACACCGGCCCCCGGGCCGCCGAGGATCTGGCCGGCCTGGCCGGGGTGTGCGAGGCGGCCGGCGCCGACGAGGTGTACGCGGCCACCGACGCGGTGGAGGCGGCGGCGCTGCTCCAGGCCCGCCGGCTGGCGCACCCGGCGATGGAGAAGTTCGCCGCCGACGCCTACCCGGGTGGCAACGGCGGTCTGGTGATCGACGACGTGGCGGTGCCGCGTGGTTCGCTCGCGGCGCTGCTGGACGGGGTGGCCCGGATCGCGGCGGAGTGCGAGGTGCCGATCGGTGTGGTGGGGCACGCTGGCGACGGCAACATGCACCCGAACATCGTGGTCGACCGGGCCGACCCGGCGAGCGTGGAGCGGGGCCGGCGCGCGTTCGACGAGATCATGCGCCTCGGCCTCGACCTGGGTGGCACGTGCACCGGCGAGCACGGGGTGGGGCTGCTCAAGCGGGACTGGCTGGCCCGGGAGATCGGGCCGGTCGGCGTCCGGGTGCACCAGGCGATCAAGTCGGCGCTCGACCCGGCGGGTCTGCTCAACCCGGGCAAGGTGCTCTGACCTGCCGCGATCAGCGCACCGCGACTTCGGCCGGCCGAGGTCAGCCCTTGACCTCGGCCGGGGTCGCCTGGGTGAGCAGCAGCAGGATTTCGCCGGCGACCGGTGTGCGCTCCTCACCCGGGCAGTCCTGTGAGGTGACCAGCCCGGTCGAGGTGATGAGGCTGGACGTCAGCGCGTCGATGCAGGTGGTCCGGTAGCGCCGGGCCTGGTCGGTCTCGTCGGCGAGAGCCGGGTTGGCGAGCAGCACCTGGAGCCGTTCGGTCAACTCCGGGGCGAGGGTGCCCCGGGAGGTCACGCCGTCGCCGGCGCAGTCGAGGCACTGCCATGCGCCGTCCCGCTCCACGCTGAGGGTGCGCAGTGGGCCGTCCTCGCCAAGCCGTTGGATCAGGCTGACCTGACCTGCGGCAACGGTGGTGGGGATCTCCAGTTGCGACCCACCTCCCGCCACGGCTGCGGTCGGTTGCGCAACGGTTTTACCCGGCTCGTCACCGTCGAACAGCGAGCACCCGGTCAGGGCACCGGCGAGCGCGACGGCGAGGAGGGGTGGGAGCAGACGGGGGTGCGCGCGGATTAGCACGCGCGGAAACCTACCCCACCGTAGGTAGCGTTCGAAACCACCATCCGGGTCGGTATCGATGGTTACCCATTGGTAACGTCGCAATTCGTCATCGAGCGGACGATCGCAGCTCCGCCTGGTCGTCCTCGCCACCCCGGTCGGCCGCGTAACCCCGGACGTCCGGCGCACCGAGCCGGGCCGCGTCCGCCGCCGCGTCGTCCGGCATCAACTGGGACTGCCGCTCCGCCTCCACCCGGGCGCGGTAGTGCTCCACCTCGCGGGCCCGGGTGGCCGCGTCCCAACCGAGCACCGCGCCCATCAGCTCGGCGGCGTGCTCCGCCGACTCCAGCCCTCGATGGCTGGTCTCGAACGAGATCCGCGTCCGTCGGGTCAGCACGTCCTCCAGGTGCAGCGCACCCTCGGCCCGTGCCGCGTACGCGACCTCGGCCGCCAGATACTCCGGGGCACCCGCCAGCGGAGACGCGAGCAGCGGATCGGCGTCGACCAGCGCCAACAGGTCGAGGGTGAGGCTGCCGTACCGCTCCAGCAGGTGCTCCACCACGCCCACCGGCACGCCGTGCCGGCGAGCCAGGTCGGCCCGGTCCCGCCACATCGCCGGGTAACCGTCGGCACCCAGCAGCGGCAGGTCGGCGGTACGCGACGGACGCGTGCCGCCGAGCCGGCGGGCCGCACGATCGACCACGTCGGAGGCCATCACCCGGTACGTCGTGTACTTGCCGCCGGCCACCAACAGCAACCCGAGCATGGGCTCGAAGACCGCGTGCTCGCGGGAGAGCTTCGAGGTCGAGTCGGCCTCGCCGGCCAGCAGCGGCCGCAGCCCCGCGTAGACGCCCTCGATGTCGGCGGTGGTCAACGGCCGGTCCAGCACGGTGTTGACCTGTTCGAGGAGGTAGTCGATGTCACTCGCGGAGGCGGCCGGGTGGGACCGGTCCAGCCGCCAGTCGGTGTCGGTGGTGCCGATGATCCAGTGCCCGCCCCACGGGATGACGAAGAGCACCGACTTCGCCGTACGCAGGATGAGCCCCGTCTCACCGGTGATCGCCGAGCGGGGCACCACCAGGTGCACCCCCTTGGAGGCGCGCACCCGGATGCCGGGCCGCAGGCCCACGTCGTTGAGCATCCGGGACATGTCGTCGCTCCACACACCCGTGGCGGCGATGACGGTGCGGGCGTGCACCTCGAACTCCGCGTCCGGTGAGCCCGCCGGCGCCTCCAGGTCGCGTACCCGCACGCCGGTCACCTCACGCGCCTGCCGGATCAGCCCGACGGCACGGGCACTGCTCACCACTGTTGCGCCGAGGCTGGCGGCGGTGCGGGCCAGGGTGACCACCAGGCGTGCGTCGTCGACCTGCCCGTCGTAGTAGCGGATCGCCCCGGCCAGCGCGTCTGCTCGCAGACTCGGGAAGATCCGCCGGGCGCCCTCCCGGGTCAGGTGCCGGTGCAGTGGCATCCCCCGGCCGCCGCCGAAGAGCCCGGCGAAGGCGTCGTAGGTGGCCACGCCGGCGCCGTAGTACGAGCGGCGGAAGATCCGGGCCGGCAGGTCGCGCAGGCCCCGCCCGGCCGGCAGCGGCACCAGGAACGGCACCGGACGTACCAGGTGCGGCGCGAGCCGGGTGGCGAGCAGCCCGCGCTCGGTGAGCGCCTCGTGCACCAGGTTGAACTCCAACTGCTCCAGGTAGCGCAGGCCACCGTGGATGAGTTTGCTGGACCGGCTGGAGGTGCCGGCGGCGAGGTCACGCGCCTCGACGAGGGCCACCTTGAGGCCCCGGGACGCCGCGTCCAGGGCCGCACCGGCACCGGTCACCCCGCCCCCGATGACCAGCACGTCGAAGCGCTCGGCGCGCAGTCGACGCAGGTCGGACGCACGGCGGACCGGCGACAGTTGGCCGGCGGCGGATCGGGAGACATTGGGGTCACGCACCCGTCCACGGTAACCGCCGGGCCGCCGAGTCGACATTCGCCGCCCCTGCCTTCGCCGTCCCGAGGCGCACGACGGGCGGCGGCGGCCAGCGACCGGTTCGTCACCGTCCGGCCCCGGCTGCGGGCCTGTTCGATGGTCGATCGCAGCCGCCGCTTCCGCTCCTCGATCAAGTGATGAAGAGTAGGTGCCAACGGCGCTTCTGACCTACTTTTCATCACTTGATCACCGCACGTCACGTCGACGCCGGGCTGGAACTGTTCATCATGGTCGTAAGGTTCTCGGATGCACGGTGAGCCTGGGTACCCCGGAGTCAGCGACCGCAGTTCCCCATGGCCGGTGGTCGCGGCCGTTGTCGTCGGCTGTTGGACGGTTGCGGTCACCGTGGCCACCCAGACCGGTGGTTGGCTCACCGATCAGGTGCTGCTGGGCTTCGGCCGGGACCGGCTCGGCTGGCTCTGGCCGGTGCTCGGTCTGGCGACCGTCGTGCTGGTGGGCACACCCGCCCTGCTGCTGTCCGTGCTGCCCCGGTCGGCAGCGATCCGGGCCACCGGGCGGGCCTGGCTGCTCGGGGCACTGGCCCTGGGGCTGCTCACACTGCTGCGGGTCGTGCCGCTGGTGCACCACGAGGCGTACCTCGCCGCGCTGGCCGGCACGGCGCTGCTCGGCGCGTTCGCCATGCGCTGGGCGGCACGCCGGTGGGCGTACCCCGGGCTGGTCGGCTTGGTCCACGGCCCGGCACCCACCGGAGGCGGCGACGCCACGCTGCCCGAGGCCACCGGCAGCGGCGACGCCACGCGGCCCGAGGCCACCGGCAGCGGCGACGCCACGCGGCCCGAGGCCACCGCGAACGGCGACGCCACGCGGCTTGAGGCTGTCGGGAGCCCGACGCCGGTCGAATCTCGGCGACGCCCGCGTGGACTCGGCGCGGTGCCACTGCTCGCGATCGCCGCCGGGTTGGCGACGCTGCTGCCGTGGGCCTGGTTGGGCGCGCTCGGCGGGCTCCTGGAGACCGTGCTCGCGCTGCTGGCGTCCGCCGCGCTCGGAGTGCTGGCCGCGACCCTGTTGGACGGCACGTTCTGGTCCCGGTTCGCGGTCGGCCGGCCACCCCGGCCGGCTCGGCTGGTGCTGGTCGGGGGCCTGGTCGCCGGGGTGGCGCTACTGCTGCTCGCGGCCGGCACCGGCCAGTCCGGTGCGCAGCTGCCCGCGCTGTGGACCCTGCCGCCGCTGGGTTTCGCACTGGCCGCGCTGTGGGCCGCTGCCTGGCGGCCCACAGTCGACCCGGCCGACGCCGCGCGCGCCGGCCGGACGGCGACCGGTTGGCTCGTCGGCCTGGCCGCGCTCGGCCCGCTCGCCTTCACCGACCCGGAAGAGATCAGCCTGCTGCTGATCGGCACCCGGGACGTTCCGTTCTGGGTGGCGGCCGCCACCGGCACCGGGCTCGCCGTCGCCGTCCTGGTCGCCATCGGGTACGCGGTGCTGCTCGCCCGGCCGTCGGCACGTACCCCGAACCGTCGGGTCGCCGCGGTGACCGCCGTGGTGCTGGTGGTGGCGTTCGGCGTGGTCGACCTCGGCCCCGGCCAACCCGGCCTCTACGGCGAGCGGCTGCTGGTGGTCCTGCGCGCGCAGGCGGACCTGACCGGTCTGCCGACCGGCGCGGCGGGTCGGGCCGGGCGGGACGCCCGGGCGACGGAGGTCTACCGGCGGCTGGTGGCGACCGCCGAGCAGAGCCAGGCCGACCTGGTCCGAGAGCTGAACCGACTCCGACTCGACCCGGTGTCGTACTACCTCGTGAACGCCGTCGAGGTGGACGGCGGCCCGGCGGTGCGCGCGTGGCTCGCCCGTCGGCCGGAGGTGGACCGGGTGCTGATCAGCCAACGCCTCCGCCCACTACCGGCCCCGGCCGGGCAGAGCCGGGGTACCGCGCCCAAGCCCACCGGTCCGGAGTGGAACATCAGCCAGATCGGTGCCGACAAGGTCTGGTCCCAGCTCGGGGTGACCGGATCGGGCATCGTGGTCGGCAGCTCGGACTCAGGGGTGGACGGAAACCATCCGGCGCTGCGAGCGCAGTTCCGCGGCGGCGACGACTCCTGGTACGACCCGTGGGACGGCACCCGCAACCCCACCGACCAGGGCGGGCACGGCACCCACACGGTCGGCAGCGCGGTCGGGCGGGACGGCATCGGGGTGGCCCCGGACGCGCAGTGGGTGGGCTGCGTCAACCTGGACCGCAACCTCGGCAGCCCCGGGCACTACCTGGACTGTCTCCAGTTCATGCTGGCGCCCTTCCCGACCGGCGGCGACCCGTTCACCGACGGCCGCCCGGAGCGCGCGCCGCAGGTGTTGACCAACTCGTGGGGCTGCCCGGCCATCGAGGGTTGCGACCGGGGCGTGCTGCGGCCGGCCACCGCGGCGCTGGACGCCGCCGGGATCTTCGTGGTCGTGGCGGCCGGCAACACCGGCCCGTGGTGCGCGTCGATCGACGACCCACCAGCCCCGTTCCCGGACGTGTTGACCGTGGGGGCGGTGGACTCGCACCGACGGGTGGCCGAGTTCTCCTCGCGCGGGCCGGTTGCGGGCAGCCCGGGTAAGCCGGACGTGCTCGCACCGGGTGTGGGTGTGGTGTCCGCCATGCCGGGTGGCACGTACGCCGCATTGGACGGCACCTCGATGGCGACCCCGCAGGTGGCGGGGGTGGTCGCACTGATGTGGTCGGCGAACCCGGCGCTGGTCGGCGACGTGGCCCGGACCCGGCAGATCCTGCGGGACACCGCCACGGCGGCCACGCCGACCTACCGCTCCAGCGACCCGTCCGACGCCTGCGGTGCTCCGTCGAACATCACCGGCGCTGGTCAGGTCGACGCCTACGCCGCCGTTCGCGCAGCCGCGGGGGTGCGACCCGGTACCCGGTGATCTAGGGTCGGCGACCATGGACGCCGAGATCACCGTCACCGAGCTGAGCGCCGACCTGGTCCCCGCCGTGGTGCGGCTCTGCGAGCAGGCTCTCGACCTGCCCGAGGACGCCGCCGAGGCGGCCCCCATCGTGGACGTGCTCTGGCCCCGGGCCACCGCCGACCGCCAGGTGGTCGGCCTGGGCGCGTACCGGGGAGCGGACCTGGTCGGGGTGCTGCTCTGCTCCGTGTCGTCGGCCGACCCGGGCATCGGGCACGTGGACCTGGTCGCGGTCCTCCCGGATCAGCGCCGCCGAGGCGTCGGCCGTTCGCTGCTGCGACGGGCCGAGCGGGTGCTCGCCGAGCGCGGCGCGACCGAAGTGCTGCTGGCCGGGAACCCGCCGTACTACGCCTGGCCGGGCATCGACGTCCGCTACACCCCAGCGGTGTGTGCCGCTCTCGCGCTCGGCTACCAGCAGGACCGGACCGCCTGGAACATGACCGCCGACCTGTCGTACGACGGGTCGCCGGCACTGCGGTCCACGGAGGCGGCAGAGCGTCGGCTGACCGACCAGGGTGTGACCGTACGCCGGGCGGAGCCGAGGGACCTGCCGGCGCTCACCGCCTTCGCCCGGTCCACCTTCGGTGGCACGTGGGACGGCGAGCTGGCCGGGTCGGTGGGTCGCGACGGGGCGGGCTGCCACCTGGCGGAGCGCGGCGGCGAGGTGCTGGGCTTCGCCGCGTACGGGTCGTC is a window of Micromonospora sp. WMMD961 DNA encoding:
- a CDS encoding S8 family serine peptidase, whose translation is MHGEPGYPGVSDRSSPWPVVAAVVVGCWTVAVTVATQTGGWLTDQVLLGFGRDRLGWLWPVLGLATVVLVGTPALLLSVLPRSAAIRATGRAWLLGALALGLLTLLRVVPLVHHEAYLAALAGTALLGAFAMRWAARRWAYPGLVGLVHGPAPTGGGDATLPEATGSGDATRPEATGSGDATRPEATANGDATRLEAVGSPTPVESRRRPRGLGAVPLLAIAAGLATLLPWAWLGALGGLLETVLALLASAALGVLAATLLDGTFWSRFAVGRPPRPARLVLVGGLVAGVALLLLAAGTGQSGAQLPALWTLPPLGFALAALWAAAWRPTVDPADAARAGRTATGWLVGLAALGPLAFTDPEEISLLLIGTRDVPFWVAAATGTGLAVAVLVAIGYAVLLARPSARTPNRRVAAVTAVVLVVAFGVVDLGPGQPGLYGERLLVVLRAQADLTGLPTGAAGRAGRDARATEVYRRLVATAEQSQADLVRELNRLRLDPVSYYLVNAVEVDGGPAVRAWLARRPEVDRVLISQRLRPLPAPAGQSRGTAPKPTGPEWNISQIGADKVWSQLGVTGSGIVVGSSDSGVDGNHPALRAQFRGGDDSWYDPWDGTRNPTDQGGHGTHTVGSAVGRDGIGVAPDAQWVGCVNLDRNLGSPGHYLDCLQFMLAPFPTGGDPFTDGRPERAPQVLTNSWGCPAIEGCDRGVLRPATAALDAAGIFVVVAAGNTGPWCASIDDPPAPFPDVLTVGAVDSHRRVAEFSSRGPVAGSPGKPDVLAPGVGVVSAMPGGTYAALDGTSMATPQVAGVVALMWSANPALVGDVARTRQILRDTATAATPTYRSSDPSDACGAPSNITGAGQVDAYAAVRAAAGVRPGTR
- a CDS encoding GNAT family N-acetyltransferase, giving the protein MDAEITVTELSADLVPAVVRLCEQALDLPEDAAEAAPIVDVLWPRATADRQVVGLGAYRGADLVGVLLCSVSSADPGIGHVDLVAVLPDQRRRGVGRSLLRRAERVLAERGATEVLLAGNPPYYAWPGIDVRYTPAVCAALALGYQQDRTAWNMTADLSYDGSPALRSTEAAERRLTDQGVTVRRAEPRDLPALTAFARSTFGGTWDGELAGSVGRDGAGCHLAERGGEVLGFAAYGSSRPSWFGPMGTAPAAEGSGIGGVLLRRCLRDQRAAGLDRAQIGWVGPVPFYSGSAGASIERVFFLYRRTLVE